The following proteins are encoded in a genomic region of Nakaseomyces glabratus chromosome J, complete sequence:
- the VPS21 gene encoding Rab family GTPase VPS21 (CAGL0J08635g~Ortholog(s) have GTP binding, GTPase activity), giving the protein MNNNITSLKLVLLGEAAVGKSSIVLRFVSNDFSENKEPTIGAAFLTQRVTINEHTVKFEIWDTAGQERFASLAPMYYRNAQAALVVYDVTKPQSFIKARHWVKELQEQASKDIIIALVGNKIDVLENGTERSVSREEAEKLAEEENLLFFETSAKSGENITDVFLAIGEKVPLKTANQANVPNNANENQRVDLTSVVNNPAANSSCSC; this is encoded by the coding sequence ATGAACAACAATATCACATCTCTGAAGCTGGTACTATTGGGTGAAGCAGCAGTTGGGAAATCCTCTATCGTATTGAGGTTTGTATCCAATGACTTTTCAGAGAATAAAGAGCCTACTATCGGTGCCGCATTCTTGACCCAACGAGTTACTATCAATGAACATACAGTAAAGTTTGAGATATGGGACACGGCGGGCCAGGAAAGATTTGCATCTCTGGCACCAATGTACTATAGAAACGCACAGGCGGCACTTGTTGTATATGACGTGACTAAGCCACAATCATTCATAAAAGCACGTCACTGGGTGAAAGAGTTACAAGAACAAGCTAGCAAAGATATAATTATAGCACTAGTGGGGAACAAAATTGATGTTCTAGAGAATGGTACCGAGAGAAGTGTATCTCGTGAAGAGGCCGAAAAGCTTGCAGAGGAAGAAAACTTATTATTCTTCGAGACTAGTGCCAAATCGGGAGAAAATATCACAGATGTATTCCTGGCCATTGGTGAGAAAGTACCCTTAAAAACCGCAAACCAAGCAAATGTTCCAAATAATGCTAATGAGAATCAAAGAGTAGACCTAACATCAGTGGTAAATAATCCTGCTGCTAACTCAAGCTGTAGTTGCTAG
- the TMA46 gene encoding translation machinery-associated protein TMA46 (CAGL0J08679g~Ortholog(s) have mRNA binding activity, role in cytoplasmic translation and cytoplasm, polysomal ribosome localization), producing the protein MPPKKKQQQPAKKKDNVDKTFGMKNKNRSTKVQRFIKQVQAQADPAKEEMKRKKLEEKKMREAAEAERRALFGNVADQRIRAGVDPKTVVCALFKMGNCNKGAKCKFSHDLNVGRKVEKKDLYQDTRDEKEKDTMDDWDEEKLRKVILSKHGNPRTTTDKVCKYFIEAVENGKYGWFWVCPNGGDKCMYKHSLPEGFVLKTKEQRRLEREALENQPKITLEEFIETERERLDKSKLTPITMQNFAEWKKKHVIERLNAMKEENSKKKPSGREVVQKLLADNKSFDDSSVAETAGTEGTAWDLTEFTEALRKADHADDANIKDYGDGSNPTFEITKKIEA; encoded by the coding sequence ATGCCACCTaagaagaagcagcagCAGCCTGCTAAGAAGAAGGACAATGTCGACAAGACGTTTGGtatgaagaacaagaaccGTTCCACCAAGGTTCAGCGGTTTATCAAGCAGGTCCAGGCGCAGGCTGATCCTGCGAAGGAGGAGATGAAGCGTAAGAAGCTggaggagaagaagatgagggAGGCTGCTGAGGCGGAGCGGAGGGCGCTATTTGGTAATGTTGCTGATCAGAGGATACGTGCGGGCGTGGATCCAAAGACCGTTGTTTGTGCGTTGTTCAAGATGGGTAATTGTAATAAAGGTGCCAAGTGTAAGTTCTCGCACGATCTTAACGTCGGCAGGAAAGTCGAGAAGAAGGACTTGTACCAGGACACCAGAGATGAGAAGGAGAAGGATACAATGGATGACTGGGATGAAGAGAAGCTGAGGAAAGTTATTTTGTCGAAGCACGGTAACCCTCGTACCACGACTGATAAAGTCTGTAAATACTTTATTGAAGCCGTCGAAAACGGTAAGTACGGTTGGTTCTGGGTGTGTCCGAACGGTGGTGACAAGTGTATGTATAAGCACTCCCTGCCAGAAGGTTTTGTATTGAAGACCAAGGAACAGAGAAGACTGGAGAGAGAAGCGCTGGAGAACCAACCAAAGATTACATTGGAAGAGTTTATTGAAACCGAAAGAGAACGCCTGGATAAGTCTAAATTGACTCCAATCACAATGCAGAATTTTGCCGaatggaagaagaagcacGTTATAGAGAGACTGAACGCCATGAAGGAAGAGAACAGTAAGAAGAAACCCTCTGGTCGTGAAGTAGTCCAAAAGCTTCTTGCAGACAACAAATCCTTCGACGACTCCTCTGTTGCGGAAACCGCCGGTACAGAAGGCACAGCATGGGATCTTACTGAATTCACAGAGGCTCTCAGAAAAGCTGACCATGCAGATGATGCCAACATTAAGGATTACGGTGATGGTAGCAACCCAACTTTTGAGATaaccaaaaaaattgaagcaTAG
- the YVC1 gene encoding Yvc1p (CAGL0J08613g~Ortholog(s) have calcium activated cation channel activity, calcium channel activity, potassium channel activity, sodium channel activity, voltage-gated ion channel activity), with translation MLKYNPPHSTVLYHTLPVLYTWGLLEQLMSEQLPVDNEGCQPANSGYNVEAPTSRQVLRVALNLKYLVDKVVPVTYGCDEIESDHSSVVTPAVVQLALEACGGDPEDKKNRDKYRAVVVFALLKVYGWYSQLAATELHNAELYESRGVAAQQLCKIIIDQEEMNDLHFMFMQMLLRRYTINENDEDSEPANAIELASDMHCTIVIGSGGFQRCLTWLWRGWIIQNRRDPTTFIRDETVSSPYFIDHFNPDRIKTPKYQNLLNIFFSILFLVLYTVVVNGKNSVTVSPIDLPELVFYLFTLGNILEEMTKMYYIGAAYFSFWSSFNLTMYSIISVSFVLRILSVAPLKLHNPSEYWDKISYRILSCAAPFVWSRMLLYLESEPFVGVMLVVLKHMMKESAVFFVLLVLIMVGFCQGFLGLDSADGHREITGTIMENLTIAVLGLGSFDKFKRFAPPYAEILYYSYYFIVSVILLNILIALYANAYQRVVDNAADEYMALMVQKTLRFIRAPDEDVFVAPLNLIELLFSPVFAFLSKAKKSQLSYYVMMVIYSPTLVLVALSEVRTSKRIKYNRLKNLPDDANEVDTAWDLTDGYVDEEDTLFTRSHTSGIRATNKKNKFSLQVQREAEAKDPKFSVPREWYSKVKHICHKHEQEKCASDDGSNDLSEKVSELLVKLSKVGLSVNSSGSSTLPDEVFKEFKTDVEKLGNMVQELNDLKRELKDISDMKSLLKEIVNQKK, from the coding sequence ATGCTTAAATATAATCCCCCCCATAGTACCGTACTTTACCATACTTTACCTGTGCTTTACACTTGGGGCTTGTTGGAGCAACTCATGTCTGAACAGTTGCCGGTGGATAATGAGGGCTGCCAGCCCGCGAACAGTGGGTATAACGTCGAGGCACCTACGTCGAGGCAGGTGCTGCGTGTTGCGTTGAACTTGAAGTACCTTGTGGACAAGGTAGTGCCCGTTACGTATGGGTGTGATGAGATTGAGAGTGACCACTCGAGTGTGGTTACGCCTGCCGTGGTGCAGCTGGCGCTGGAGGCCTGTGGCGGTGATCCCGAGGACAAGAAGAACCGGGACAAGTACAGGGCCGTGGTGGTGTTTGCGCTGTTGAAAGTGTACGGGTGGTACAGCCAGTTGGCTGCCACGGAGCTGCACAACGCTGAGCTGTATGAGTCCCGCGGTGTGGCTGCCCAGCAGCTGTGCAAGATAATTATCGACCAGGAGGAGATGAACGACTTGCACTTCATGTTTATGCAGATGCTGCTGAGACGGTACACCATCAATGAGAACGACGAGGACTCGGAGCCCGCCAACGCCATAGAGCTTGCGTCCGACATGCACTGCACCATCGTCATTGGCTCGGGCGGGTTCCAAAGGTGCTTGACGTGGCTGTGGCGCGGGTGGATCATACAGAACAGAAGAGACCCGACTACGTTCATCAGAGACGAGACCGTGTCCTCCCCGTACTTCATAGACCACTTCAACCCGGACAGAATCAAGACGCCCAAGTACCAGAACCTGCTGAACATCTTCTTCTCGATCCTGTTCCTGGTGCTATACACAGTGGTGGTGAACGGCAAGAACTCCGTCACGGTGTCCCCAATTGACCTGCCAGAGCTCGTTTTTTACTTGTTCACACTGGGCAATATCCTCGAGGAAATGACGAAGATGTACTACATCGGCGCGGCATACTTCTCCTTCTGGAGCAGCTTCAACCTCACCATGTACTCAATCATATCAGTCTCCTTCGTTTTGAGAATATTGTCCGTCGCGCCATTGAAGCTGCACAACCCGTCGGAGTACTGGGACAAGATATCCTACAGGATACTGTCCTGTGCCGCGCCATTCGTGTGGTCCAGAATGCTGCTGTACTTGGAGTCCGAGCCCTTCGTGGGCGTGATGTTAGTGGTCCTGAAACACATGATGAAGGAGTCGGCTGTGTTCTTCGTGCTGCTCGTGCTGATAATGGTAGGCTTTTGCCAAGGGTTCCTGGGTTTGGACTCGGCAGACGGTCACCGTGAAATCACAGGAACCATCATGGAAAACTTGACAATCGCAGTCCTGGGCCTCGGTAGTTTTGATAAGTTCAAGAGGTTCGCACCACCTTACGCAGAAATTCTTTACTACAGTTACTACTTCATCGTCTCTGTGATACTGTTGAACATCCTGATTGCACTCTACGCCAACGCTTACCAGCGTGTTGTCGACAACGCTGCTGACGAATACATGGCGCTTATGGTGCAAAAGACCTTGCGGTTCATTCGAGCCCCCGATGAGGATGTCTTCGTCGCTCCGCTGAACCTTATTGAGCTGTTGTTTTCGCCGGTATTCGCATTTCTGTCAAAGGCAAAGAAAAGTCAGTTGTCTTATTATGTCATGATGGTTATATATAGTCCAACGTTGGTACTGGTGGCTTTGTCCGAGGTCAGAACTTCGAAAAGAATCAAGTACAACAGGTTGAAGAATCTACCGGATGACGCTAATGAAGTTGATACTGCATGGGACCTAACAGATGGATATgtagatgaagaagatacgCTATTCACAAGAAGCCACACTTCTGGAATCAGAGCAACGaataagaagaataaaTTCTCTTTGCAGGTTCAAAGAGAGGCAGAGGCTAAGGATCCAAAGTTCTCTGTGCCTCGAGAATGGTACTCAAAAGTTAAGCACATCTGCCACAAGCATGAACAGGAAAAATGCGCCTCTGATGACGGCTCGAATGACTTATCAGAGAAAGTATCCGAACTGCTAGTGAAATTGAGTAAAGTTGGTTTGTCTGTCAATTCTTCTGGAAGTTCAACTCTTCCTGATGAAGTATTCAAGGAATTCAAAACTGATGTGGAGAAATTGGGCAACATGGTACAAGAGCTAAATGACTTGAAAAGAGAGCTTAAAGATATTTCTGATATGAAATCTTTACTCAAGGAGATTGTAAATCAGAAAAAGTAA
- the PTC5 gene encoding type 2C protein phosphatase PTC5 (CAGL0J08657g~Ortholog(s) have [pyruvate dehydrogenase (lipoamide)] phosphatase activity, protein serine/threonine phosphatase activity), whose protein sequence is MSSLSRIVNLKKSSKLAKGALRVGSRGLHMRPMARLGSSTLLLRELNLALVSGGLMYLTYSYFSEKRNPLEVFKAFKEYSTIHNDGGKLISSSGGSQNSNADFKILSQEEVDRRLRAREQSFFVKRNKGLVRYDVAQLPSNNPIEDNHVEKLITFPSPDGSKPLKDREDEAFDNDLYFFGIFDGHSGAFTSAKLSTDLVPYVAHQIADVYQQHNKALTSDYTHNMNFDVALEKGFVQLDNDIVYHSLGKLLKEPTNDNMLAALPAISGSCALLAVYNSYESTVKVAVTGDSRALIGGLDSNGEWYVKSLSTDQTGDNLEEVQRIRSEHPGEDNVVRNGRVLGSLQPSRAFGDYRYKVKEIDGKKLSDLPDHLKLYFRKEPRDFKTPPYVTAKPVVTTAKVNDNTKFMVLASDGLFELLSNTEIAALVVKWMEKHSDDTKVKSLSFKKQLPKVKDLSTDSESQRPAFRYRKDQSLENMSYFLEDANVATHLIRNALSAGGQNEYVSTLVSIPAPMSRKYRDDLTVTVAFFGENNSSVVPDTQTILPNLDATTPVQSKL, encoded by the coding sequence ATGTCTTCATTGAGCAGGATAGttaatttgaagaagagcaGCAAGCTTGCTAAGGGTGCCCTGAGAGTTGGGAGCAGAGGGCTGCACATGAGGCCCATGGCGCGGCTGGGCAGCTCTACGCTGCTGTTGCGGGAGCTGAACTTGGCGCTGGTTAGTGGCGGGCTCATGTACTTGACGTACTCATATTTCTCAGAGAAGCGGAACCCGCTGGAAGTATTCAAGGCGTTCAAGGAGTACTCCACGATACACAACGATGGCGGGAAGCTGATAAGCTCCAGTGGTGGTTCTCAGAACAGCAACGCAGATTTCAAGATCTTGTCCCAGGAGGAAGTGGATAGACGGTTGCGGGCCAGGGAGCAAAGTTTCTTTGTGAAGAGGAACAAAGGGCTTGTTCGGTACGATGTCGCGCAATTGCCTTCCAACAACCCCATTGAGGACAATCACGTAGAGAAGTTAATTACTTTCCCTAGCCCTGATGGCAGCAAGCCCCTGAAGGACCGCGAAGATGAAGCGTTCGACAACGATCTGTACTTTTTTGGGATATTCGACGGCCACAGCGGTGCGTTCACCTCAGCCAAGCTTTCTACAGACCTGGTGCCATACGTGGCTCACCAGATCGCCGACGTATACCAGCAGCACAATAAAGCACTAACGTCAGACTATACACATAACATGAATTTTGATGTAGCCCTTGAAAAGGGGTTTGTACAACTAGACAATGATATAGTGTACCACTCCCTGGGAAAACTACTGAAAGAACCTACTAATGACAACATGCTGGCTGCATTGCCAGCCATCTCTGGTTCATGTGCGTTACTAGCAGTCTATAACTCCTACGAATCCACGGTGAAAGTGGCAGTGACAGGTGATTCTCGTGCCCTAATCGGTGGACTGGATTCTAACGGCGAATGGTATGTTAAGTCATTATCTACTGACCAGACTGGTGACAACTTAGAGGAAGTGCAACGGATAAGAAGCGAACACCCAGGTGAGGACAATGTGGTACGCAACGGCAGAGTCCTCGGGTCCTTACAACCCTCCAGGGCCTTTGGGGATTACAGATATAAAGTAAAAGAGATAGATGGGAAGAAACTATCGGACTTACCTGATCACTTGAAGCTGTACTTCAGAAAAGAACCTAGAGATTTTAAGACGCCTCCTTATGTGACAGCAAAACCTGTTGTCACCACTGCAAAGGTCAACGACAACACAAAATTCATGGTTCTGGCTTCAGATGGGCTGTTCGAACTTTTGAGTAACACAGAGATAGCTGCACTTGTGGTGAAGTGGATGGAGAAACATTCTGATGACACTAAAGTGAAGAGCCTGTCATTTAAGAAACAGCTACCTAAAGTCAAGGATCTAAGCACGGACAGCGAATCTCAGAGACCCGCGTTCAGATACCGTAAGGATCAATCCTTGGAAAACATGTCATACTTCTTAGAGGACGCAAATGTAGCTACTCATCTGATCAGAAACGCACTAAGCGCAGGTGGACAAAACGAGTACGTTTCAACACTTGTGAGCATCCCAGCTCCTATGAGCAGAAAGTATAGGGATGACCTTACTGTGACCGTGGCATTCTTTGGCGAAAACAATAGCAGCGTGGTTCCCGATACCCAGACAATACTTCCCAACCTTGATGCCACCACCCCTGTGCAATCAAAGTTGTAA